The following proteins are encoded in a genomic region of Chloracidobacterium sp.:
- a CDS encoding SDR family oxidoreductase: MKVLIIGAAGMLGHKLFQQFAGRFEVAATIRANRSSIDRYRFFDGAKIYDGVDVRNFDSVTAAVEDLRPDVVVNAVGVIKQLPTANDVVVTLEINSVFPHKLAQLAREKGFRLICISTDCVFDGKAGNYTEDDQPNAIDLYGKSKALGEVAAPNCLTLRTSIIGRELGTSHSLVDWFLSNRGGEVKGFTHAIYSGFPTIIFADIIGDLIAEQPELSGLYQVASEPINKFELLSLINDAYNANVTITPSDELVIDRSLNGGKFAAATGFKPLPWPEMIKIMAADRTDYDNFKK, translated from the coding sequence ATGAAGGTTCTTATCATCGGTGCGGCGGGAATGCTCGGCCATAAGCTTTTCCAGCAGTTTGCGGGGCGATTTGAGGTCGCTGCAACAATTCGAGCAAACCGCTCGTCGATCGACCGATACCGTTTTTTCGACGGAGCGAAGATCTACGACGGCGTTGATGTTCGAAACTTCGACTCCGTTACCGCTGCTGTTGAAGATCTCCGTCCCGATGTCGTCGTCAACGCTGTTGGTGTGATCAAACAGCTGCCGACAGCGAATGATGTCGTTGTAACGCTTGAGATCAACTCCGTCTTTCCGCATAAACTTGCTCAACTGGCTCGGGAAAAGGGTTTTCGGCTGATTTGCATAAGTACGGACTGTGTTTTTGACGGTAAAGCAGGCAATTACACCGAGGACGATCAGCCGAATGCAATTGATCTCTACGGAAAGAGTAAAGCTTTGGGTGAGGTGGCCGCACCGAATTGCCTGACGCTGCGAACCTCGATCATCGGCCGCGAACTAGGCACCTCGCACAGCCTCGTCGATTGGTTTCTATCCAACCGCGGCGGCGAGGTCAAAGGCTTTACGCACGCCATCTACAGCGGCTTTCCAACGATCATCTTTGCCGATATAATTGGGGATCTGATCGCTGAACAACCCGAACTTAGCGGCCTTTACCAAGTAGCTTCGGAGCCGATCAATAAATTCGAGCTTTTATCGCTGATCAATGATGCATATAACGCGAATGTGACGATCACTCCGTCCGACGAGTTGGTGATAGATCGCAGTCTGAACGGCGGAAAGTTTGCAGCCGCAACCGGATTTAAGCCGTTGCCTTGGCCGGAAATGATCAAGATCATGGCAGCAGACCGCACCGACTACGATAATTTTAAAAAATGA
- a CDS encoding glycosyltransferase family 4 protein produces the protein MVESKRKLIFLWNYVEWGGAQVYLLAVMKQAREEFDITVALPRDSMPDIFRFLDALGIRYDLRDVSLDMNAAPGIVRKLRRQWRRIKTEASTFRYLLKYDLSRSILHIETAPWQSWILLAALALRRSNTFLTMHNIMPRASGLRELIWRLRLRAVSRLPRFHIFASNNDTKNGLKAWVTNRFFEEIKVTYTAVDPAEIEQASAAAFDRDAERRAFGIRPHAFVVLCVGQFIDRKGRWVFLEAASKAVAANDNISFIWLSPNAPNKQESDRIDSFKLGDKFRHILSADVGHDRHSILRYFRIADAFALASYVEGLPIALLEAMAMGLPSVSTNINAIPEAIIPEKTGLLIEPGDAGALCDAILRLDRDPDLRSRLATEGKEYVLKHFDERRVADSIIDSYNEALGRI, from the coding sequence ATGGTTGAGAGTAAGCGAAAACTCATCTTTCTCTGGAACTACGTCGAGTGGGGCGGAGCACAGGTCTATCTCCTCGCGGTTATGAAGCAGGCGCGCGAAGAGTTCGACATAACCGTCGCTCTGCCGCGTGATTCAATGCCGGATATTTTCCGTTTCCTTGACGCACTCGGGATACGCTACGACCTTCGCGATGTTTCGCTTGATATGAATGCGGCTCCGGGTATCGTCAGGAAATTGCGCAGACAGTGGCGGCGTATCAAAACTGAGGCATCGACCTTCCGATACCTTTTGAAGTACGATCTTTCAAGAAGTATCCTTCATATCGAAACAGCACCGTGGCAGTCGTGGATACTGCTGGCCGCTCTGGCTCTTCGCAGGTCCAACACGTTTCTAACGATGCATAATATAATGCCGCGTGCTTCGGGCTTACGTGAATTGATATGGCGTCTGCGTCTTCGGGCTGTTTCGCGCCTTCCGCGATTTCACATCTTTGCGTCGAATAATGACACGAAGAACGGATTGAAGGCGTGGGTCACGAACCGTTTCTTTGAGGAAATTAAGGTTACCTACACTGCTGTGGATCCCGCCGAGATCGAGCAGGCGTCGGCCGCGGCATTCGATCGCGACGCTGAACGCAGAGCGTTTGGCATCCGTCCGCACGCATTTGTCGTACTGTGTGTCGGCCAGTTCATAGACAGAAAAGGGCGGTGGGTCTTCCTCGAAGCCGCGAGCAAGGCCGTTGCGGCCAACGACAATATCTCGTTCATCTGGCTTTCGCCCAACGCGCCGAATAAGCAAGAATCTGATCGGATAGACAGCTTTAAACTCGGCGACAAGTTCCGCCACATCTTGAGTGCCGATGTTGGACACGATCGCCACAGCATACTGCGATATTTTCGCATCGCAGATGCCTTTGCTCTTGCAAGTTATGTTGAGGGCCTGCCCATTGCGTTGCTCGAAGCGATGGCGATGGGCTTGCCGTCGGTCTCGACCAACATCAATGCGATACCCGAGGCCATTATTCCCGAAAAGACCGGCTTACTGATCGAACCGGGTGATGCCGGAGCTCTTTGCGACGCGATACTTCGCCTCGACCGCGACCCCGACCTTCGTTCGCGGCTCGCAACGGAGGGCAAAGAATACGTGCTGAAGCATTTTGATGAGCGCCGTGTGGCCGACTCGATCATTGACTCCTATAACGAGGCACTCGGCAGAATATGA
- a CDS encoding methyltransferase domain-containing protein has product MELVQRVEFIKSEANGRKVLHLGCTNHPYTQESIDQGMLLHNALEAAASEIYGFDYDQEGIDTLAANGSKNLYRADLEKLEEVDLDTTFDVIIAGEMIEHLSNPGLFLTGIQRFMHSGTRLVITTINAYCAMRFATYFLRGKGGTNEMVHPDHVAYYSYKTLSLVLQRAGLRVDDFKFYDLGIEHRPYNPWYLNLINDTAVRFSPQVADGVIAVCSLNSAVNDR; this is encoded by the coding sequence ATGGAACTTGTTCAGAGAGTTGAGTTTATCAAGAGTGAAGCGAACGGCCGCAAGGTACTGCACCTCGGCTGTACGAATCATCCGTATACGCAGGAATCCATCGATCAAGGTATGCTCCTGCACAATGCTCTCGAAGCGGCTGCGTCCGAGATCTATGGCTTTGACTACGATCAAGAGGGTATTGATACGCTTGCCGCGAACGGGAGCAAGAATCTTTACCGGGCGGATCTTGAGAAGCTTGAGGAAGTTGATCTTGACACGACCTTTGATGTGATCATTGCGGGTGAAATGATCGAGCACCTTTCAAATCCGGGATTGTTCCTTACCGGCATCCAACGATTTATGCACAGTGGAACACGACTCGTCATCACTACGATAAATGCATATTGTGCGATGCGTTTTGCGACATACTTTCTGCGCGGCAAAGGCGGAACGAATGAGATGGTTCATCCTGATCACGTCGCCTATTACTCGTATAAGACTCTAAGTTTAGTGCTTCAACGCGCAGGACTTAGGGTGGACGACTTCAAGTTCTACGATCTGGGAATAGAGCATAGGCCGTACAATCCTTGGTACTTGAATCTGATAAATGACACGGCGGTAAGATTCTCGCCGCAGGTTGCGGACGGCGTCATTGCCGTTTGCTCTTTGAACTCCGCTGTAAATGACCGATAG
- a CDS encoding glycosyltransferase family 2 protein, whose translation MTVGTVLKVEIVTPVHNRREETLECLRSIERSERNGLDLHVIIVDDGSTDGTADAVRSEFPAVEIVEGDGSLWYTAGTNRGIEAALPHKPDYVLAINNDQTFDPHCIKSLVECAESHPHSVVGALLIDRDRAGHIFQVSPRFEFFSGGFRHWYKQTVDTVPKKPWRVELIVGNCVLFPAAAIVECGLMDEKKLVQYGDAEYTPRMRRRGWNLLIEPRAKVFCKPNDEVSGFRTLSISEKLTQLFSKPTGPYSLRRRINANMGGAPNKFLGLLAVPIFFLRLLIGHNIEGKWAQTREERPLAETFASAVVDG comes from the coding sequence ATGACCGTTGGCACAGTACTTAAGGTCGAGATCGTTACGCCCGTCCATAACCGCCGCGAAGAAACCCTCGAGTGCCTTCGCAGTATCGAACGATCGGAGCGGAACGGACTGGATCTGCACGTTATTATCGTAGATGACGGCTCCACTGATGGAACGGCGGACGCCGTACGTTCGGAGTTTCCCGCGGTTGAGATCGTCGAGGGCGACGGCAGCCTTTGGTACACTGCGGGAACGAACCGAGGCATTGAAGCGGCACTTCCGCACAAACCCGATTATGTTCTGGCGATAAATAACGATCAAACATTCGATCCGCACTGCATTAAAAGCCTTGTAGAATGTGCGGAAAGCCATCCGCATTCGGTCGTGGGTGCTTTGCTTATCGATCGGGATCGTGCCGGCCACATATTTCAGGTCTCGCCGCGATTCGAGTTCTTCAGCGGCGGTTTCCGCCATTGGTACAAGCAGACCGTCGATACAGTGCCGAAAAAGCCATGGCGGGTCGAGCTTATCGTCGGCAACTGTGTCCTTTTTCCCGCTGCTGCGATCGTCGAGTGCGGGCTGATGGACGAGAAGAAGCTGGTTCAGTACGGCGATGCCGAATATACGCCGCGAATGCGCCGCCGCGGATGGAACCTGCTGATCGAACCTCGTGCGAAGGTTTTCTGCAAACCTAACGACGAGGTTAGCGGATTTCGCACGCTCTCGATATCAGAAAAGCTTACGCAGCTTTTCTCAAAGCCGACCGGCCCGTACAGCCTGCGTCGGCGCATCAATGCGAATATGGGCGGCGCACCGAACAAATTCCTCGGGCTTCTCGCTGTTCCGATATTTTTTCTGCGTCTTTTGATCGGCCACAACATAGAGGGCAAATGGGCACAGACACGCGAGGAGAGGCCGCTCGCCGAAACATTCGCGTCCGCCGTCGTTGATGGTTGA
- a CDS encoding oligosaccharide flippase family protein → MSDAVPQHTGKSILRNVLYGSMTWFLPLCLSFVATPVIVRSLGNRDYGIYALVLTFIGYSFSFNFGRAITKYIAEYRVAGESEKIKRVISASIFFAVTVGASGVVIVCLLANWLTSDIFQIEADAQQQTVTALYVASATIFIAMMNQLFSSIVQGLHRFDLYSKIYTANGFFTIGGNLALALLGYDLVVLLGWNLVVSLVFCLVYAITAKANLPEFTLVPTLDRATLIMVARFNAGIVGYQLLANAFLLFERGWITKRLGTESLTYYVVPMSFGIYLHAFVSSLVLVLFPLASEFGQDRERLLKLYTKATKIIALIVVFIVIALSVNSKGFLHLWMGPDFADNSSILLVLQMVAFGAAAIQSVAWQMTEGLGRPQLNLAIFSVCLIVAVSLILTLTSTYHNVGIATARAAGFSSMLISIFLIEKLFFKEVLWKFWLRIVFVLAIAGTAAAAAEYAVADNLRLSWAALLASWAGAGVAYMATLFVSGLIGKEELDVVRSFLRR, encoded by the coding sequence ATGAGCGACGCCGTACCGCAACATACAGGTAAGAGCATCCTGCGCAACGTCCTTTATGGTTCGATGACGTGGTTCCTGCCGCTGTGCCTCAGCTTTGTCGCCACACCGGTGATCGTCCGATCCTTGGGCAATCGCGATTACGGCATCTATGCTCTCGTGCTGACATTTATCGGGTATTCGTTCAGCTTCAACTTCGGCCGCGCTATCACAAAGTATATTGCGGAATATCGTGTCGCGGGTGAGTCTGAAAAGATCAAGCGAGTGATCTCCGCCAGTATTTTCTTTGCGGTAACGGTCGGTGCATCCGGTGTCGTGATCGTTTGCCTGCTTGCGAACTGGCTGACAAGCGATATTTTTCAGATCGAGGCTGACGCTCAGCAGCAAACGGTAACGGCTCTTTACGTCGCTTCCGCAACGATCTTCATCGCAATGATGAACCAGTTGTTCAGCTCGATCGTACAAGGCCTGCACCGCTTTGATCTTTATTCAAAGATCTACACCGCGAACGGTTTTTTTACTATCGGCGGCAACCTCGCGCTCGCTTTGCTCGGCTACGATCTAGTCGTCCTTCTCGGATGGAATTTGGTCGTAAGCCTTGTCTTTTGTTTGGTTTACGCTATAACGGCAAAAGCAAATCTTCCGGAGTTCACATTGGTCCCCACACTCGACCGCGCAACGCTCATAATGGTCGCCCGCTTCAATGCGGGAATTGTCGGCTATCAGCTGCTGGCTAACGCGTTCTTACTATTTGAACGCGGCTGGATAACCAAGCGGCTCGGTACCGAGAGCTTGACCTATTACGTAGTGCCGATGTCGTTCGGCATCTATCTCCACGCGTTCGTATCGAGTCTTGTTCTCGTACTGTTTCCACTTGCAAGCGAGTTCGGGCAAGATCGTGAGCGTCTGCTGAAACTTTACACAAAGGCAACAAAGATCATCGCGCTGATCGTCGTTTTCATCGTAATTGCTCTAAGCGTTAACTCGAAAGGCTTTCTGCATCTTTGGATGGGCCCGGATTTTGCCGATAATTCGTCAATTCTCCTTGTGCTTCAAATGGTCGCATTCGGTGCCGCAGCGATACAATCGGTTGCGTGGCAGATGACCGAGGGACTTGGCCGCCCTCAACTTAATCTCGCGATTTTTTCCGTGTGCTTGATCGTGGCTGTCTCGCTGATATTGACCCTGACATCAACTTATCACAATGTGGGGATCGCAACGGCGCGGGCAGCGGGCTTTTCGTCAATGCTCATATCGATCTTTTTGATCGAAAAGCTATTCTTCAAGGAAGTGTTATGGAAATTCTGGCTTAGAATAGTGTTTGTACTCGCCATCGCGGGCACGGCGGCGGCGGCCGCAGAATATGCCGTTGCCGACAATTTACGTCTTAGCTGGGCGGCCTTGCTGGCGTCGTGGGCTGGCGCAGGTGTCGCGTATATGGCAACGCTCTTCGTCAGCGGGTTAATCGGCAAAGAGGAGTTGGATGTAGTCCGAAGCTTTCTAAGGCGTTAG
- a CDS encoding polysaccharide biosynthesis protein encodes MSLLEGKRILVTGGTGSLGQTLVRRLLTGEMGNIASVTVFSRDEAKQHYMRLDFMERKTATDEVIYENSRSKLKFRIGDVRDLSSLITAMRDADIVFHAAALKQVPSCEYFPYEAVMTNIGGAENIVRALRENQLPVEAVVGISTDKACKPINVMGMTKALQERILLEANRDRPDVAINCVRYGNVIASRGSIVPLFVEQIKNRQPITITLPEMTRFLLSLDRAVDTVFEAVRSGRRGCTFIPKVPAAKIVDVADALMGETKVEKIFTGIRPGEKVDEIMVSEEECFRTIESGGYYVILPVLPELRDIDKITPALTSEYSSRNDNISVSELRELLSGASSEIERFMSGN; translated from the coding sequence ATGAGCTTATTAGAAGGAAAACGAATTCTTGTAACAGGCGGGACCGGCTCGCTTGGTCAAACGCTTGTTCGACGGTTGTTGACCGGCGAGATGGGAAATATCGCAAGCGTAACCGTGTTTTCACGCGATGAAGCGAAGCAGCATTATATGCGGCTCGACTTTATGGAACGGAAGACAGCAACGGACGAAGTTATATACGAGAATTCGCGATCGAAGCTTAAATTCCGCATCGGCGATGTGCGGGACCTTTCATCACTTATAACCGCGATGCGTGATGCCGATATCGTGTTTCACGCAGCAGCGCTGAAGCAGGTTCCGTCATGCGAGTATTTTCCGTATGAAGCAGTGATGACCAATATCGGCGGAGCAGAGAATATTGTCCGTGCGCTCCGCGAAAACCAACTGCCCGTCGAGGCCGTTGTCGGCATCTCGACCGATAAGGCATGTAAGCCGATCAACGTGATGGGAATGACAAAGGCACTTCAGGAACGCATTCTGCTTGAGGCAAATCGCGATCGCCCTGATGTTGCGATCAACTGCGTTCGATACGGCAATGTCATCGCTTCACGCGGATCGATCGTGCCGCTGTTCGTAGAGCAGATAAAGAACCGTCAGCCGATCACGATAACTCTGCCCGAAATGACACGGTTCCTGCTAAGTCTCGACCGCGCGGTTGATACCGTATTCGAAGCGGTAAGGAGCGGACGCCGCGGCTGCACATTCATTCCAAAAGTTCCGGCCGCAAAGATAGTTGACGTCGCCGATGCACTCATGGGCGAAACAAAGGTTGAAAAGATATTTACGGGAATACGGCCCGGCGAAAAGGTGGATGAGATCATGGTGTCGGAAGAAGAATGCTTTCGAACCATCGAGTCCGGCGGTTACTATGTGATACTGCCGGTACTGCCCGAGCTGCGTGATATCGACAAGATCACGCCGGCATTGACGTCTGAATATTCATCGCGCAACGACAATATCTCGGTCAGCGAACTGCGCGAGCTTTTGAGCGGCGCCAGCAGTGAGATCGAACGGTTCATGTCCGGAAATTAA
- a CDS encoding glycosyltransferase family 4 protein, protein MTKVIFVERKPSMFVSIEKVFRIVAGALDPERFNFAFQNLEYDNSLSGIVKNLLFFHAEKADIYHLTGAAHYIALTLPKDRTVLTVHDLFLMNERKGIRRFLLKKLFVDWPIRRVKYITAISRATKDEIVKYLPDCESKIRVIENPLDPRFESVEKEFNEVCPVILQLGTVVNKNVPRLIRSLKGIKCHLRIVGIIDEAIRKELSETDIEYSTVDKLSDDELLAAYHDADIVSFCSTYEGFGLPIIEAQAAARVVVTSDISPTREVAGGGAELVDPFDEKSIRAGFERVISDKDRREALLKQGFANIERFSPRAVAERYAELYAEIIEDGVNGTR, encoded by the coding sequence ATGACCAAGGTTATATTCGTTGAGCGTAAGCCGTCGATGTTCGTCAGCATCGAGAAGGTCTTTCGCATCGTGGCCGGTGCGCTCGACCCCGAAAGATTCAATTTTGCTTTTCAGAACCTTGAGTATGACAACAGCCTTTCGGGTATAGTAAAGAACCTGTTGTTCTTTCACGCGGAAAAGGCTGACATTTATCATCTTACGGGTGCCGCCCACTACATCGCATTGACCCTTCCAAAAGATCGGACGGTGTTGACTGTACACGATCTGTTCTTAATGAATGAGCGTAAGGGTATAAGACGATTTTTGTTAAAGAAGCTGTTTGTCGATTGGCCGATCCGCAGGGTTAAATACATAACGGCAATATCAAGGGCAACGAAGGACGAGATCGTAAAATACCTGCCAGATTGCGAATCAAAGATCCGAGTGATCGAAAACCCTTTGGATCCAAGATTCGAATCTGTCGAGAAGGAATTCAATGAGGTTTGCCCCGTAATTCTGCAGCTTGGAACGGTTGTCAATAAGAACGTTCCTAGATTGATCCGTTCGCTTAAGGGCATTAAATGCCATCTGCGAATTGTCGGTATCATTGACGAAGCGATCAGAAAGGAGTTGTCCGAGACCGATATCGAGTATTCTACTGTTGATAAGCTCAGCGACGATGAGCTGCTGGCGGCATACCACGATGCTGATATAGTTAGCTTTTGTTCAACGTATGAAGGATTCGGCCTTCCGATCATAGAGGCTCAAGCGGCTGCACGCGTGGTGGTTACAAGTGACATCAGCCCGACGCGTGAAGTTGCCGGCGGAGGGGCCGAGCTTGTTGATCCGTTCGATGAAAAAAGCATCCGTGCGGGTTTTGAACGCGTTATCAGCGATAAGGATCGTCGCGAAGCGCTGTTAAAACAAGGTTTTGCTAATATTGAGCGCTTCTCACCTCGTGCTGTCGCTGAAAGATATGCCGAGTTGTACGCAGAAATAATTGAAGACGGTGTTAATGGAACACGTTAA
- the rfaE1 gene encoding D-glycero-beta-D-manno-heptose-7-phosphate kinase encodes MIDGASFSGKRVAVIGDVILDRYWWGDVSRISPEAPVPVVRLGTMSDNAGGAANVAANIAGLGAEAILIGAVGDDDAGNLLRGLIRSTTRVEPRLFEISGRPTTVKTRIVANHQHVVRVDNESTDPVEEISEDDVHAAIHNADVIVISDYAKGFLTGAVLSYIFKAAGDRFVIVDPKSSDLSRYYGANLITPNAKEAEAATGMTDTASAGEALIAEGNFKAALITEGERGMTLFEQGSETFHLDASALEVFDVTGAGDTVVATLAAATAAGIPLRKAAELANIAAGIAVSHVGTTVVSEDMLRAAMAAGSGVRRQ; translated from the coding sequence ATGATCGACGGCGCATCATTTTCGGGCAAGCGTGTCGCCGTCATCGGCGATGTGATACTCGACCGCTATTGGTGGGGCGACGTCAGCCGGATCTCGCCGGAGGCTCCCGTTCCGGTCGTCCGGCTGGGAACGATGTCCGACAATGCCGGCGGAGCCGCCAATGTAGCGGCAAACATTGCAGGCCTCGGTGCCGAAGCGATCCTCATCGGTGCCGTAGGCGATGACGACGCCGGTAACCTGCTTAGAGGCCTGATCAGGAGTACAACCCGCGTCGAGCCGCGGCTTTTTGAGATATCAGGGCGTCCTACAACCGTAAAAACGCGTATCGTAGCGAATCACCAGCACGTTGTGCGTGTGGACAACGAATCCACCGATCCGGTCGAAGAAATATCAGAAGATGATGTTCATGCAGCGATCCATAACGCGGACGTCATCGTAATTTCCGACTATGCTAAAGGGTTTCTCACCGGCGCCGTCTTGTCGTACATTTTCAAAGCCGCTGGTGATAGATTCGTTATTGTCGATCCGAAATCCAGTGACCTGTCACGATATTACGGTGCAAATTTGATAACGCCGAATGCAAAAGAGGCGGAAGCCGCAACGGGCATGACGGATACGGCATCCGCAGGCGAAGCGTTAATCGCGGAAGGGAATTTTAAGGCAGCTCTTATCACAGAGGGAGAACGCGGAATGACGCTCTTTGAACAGGGAAGCGAGACGTTCCATCTCGATGCGAGCGCTCTCGAAGTATTTGATGTCACAGGAGCCGGAGACACGGTCGTTGCTACGCTTGCTGCGGCGACTGCAGCCGGCATCCCGCTTCGGAAAGCCGCGGAACTGGCAAATATTGCCGCCGGAATAGCGGTTAGCCATGTCGGCACGACAGTCGTTTCCGAGGATATGCTCCGTGCGGCAATGGCGGCAGGCTCCGGAGTCCGTCGGCAATGA
- the gmd gene encoding GDP-mannose 4,6-dehydratase, whose amino-acid sequence MKKALITGITGQDGSYLTEILLEKGYEVHGIIRKSSSFNTGRIDHLYSDDKILDKKLFLHYGDLIDPSSLNRLLEKIEPDEIYNLAAQSHVKVSFEIPDYTAQVDALGTLRFLDAIRETGLRKVKFYQASTSELFGKVQEVPQRETTPFYPRSPYGVSKLFAYWSIVNYREAYDIFASNGILFNHESPRRGMTFVTRKVTHQLANIVCGKAAKLTLGNLDAKRDWGYAPEYCDGMWRILQSEKADDYVLATGETHSIREFVEEACKHLGITIEWKGCGRSETGVVAKIDADRLAEFSGSGTHISAGDTIVELSDAYLRATEVDLLIGDASKAERELGWKAKTHFSDLVKIMVDADCLAVGTGQREI is encoded by the coding sequence ATGAAAAAGGCACTGATAACGGGCATAACGGGCCAGGACGGCAGTTATTTGACGGAGATCCTACTCGAAAAAGGGTATGAGGTACACGGCATCATCCGAAAGTCGAGCTCGTTCAACACCGGCAGGATCGATCACCTATATTCGGACGATAAGATCCTTGATAAGAAACTCTTCCTTCACTATGGTGATCTGATCGATCCAAGCAGCCTGAATCGTCTGCTTGAAAAGATAGAGCCGGATGAGATCTATAATCTTGCGGCACAGAGCCACGTAAAGGTTTCATTCGAGATACCCGATTATACGGCACAGGTCGATGCACTCGGCACACTTCGGTTCCTTGATGCGATCCGCGAAACAGGCCTTCGCAAGGTGAAATTCTATCAGGCGTCAACATCGGAACTATTCGGCAAGGTCCAAGAGGTCCCGCAGCGTGAAACGACACCTTTCTATCCCCGTTCGCCTTACGGCGTGTCAAAACTATTCGCGTATTGGTCGATAGTTAATTACCGCGAGGCGTACGACATTTTTGCGAGTAACGGTATCCTTTTCAACCACGAATCGCCTCGGCGAGGAATGACATTCGTTACTCGAAAGGTCACCCACCAGCTTGCGAACATCGTTTGCGGCAAAGCCGCTAAGCTCACGCTCGGCAACCTCGATGCGAAGCGCGACTGGGGCTATGCTCCGGAATACTGCGATGGAATGTGGCGTATCCTCCAGTCTGAAAAGGCCGACGATTATGTTTTGGCAACGGGTGAAACGCACAGCATTCGCGAATTTGTAGAAGAAGCCTGCAAACACCTTGGCATCACGATCGAATGGAAGGGATGCGGCCGGAGCGAAACCGGCGTCGTTGCCAAGATCGACGCCGACAGGCTCGCCGAGTTCTCGGGCAGCGGCACTCATATTTCGGCTGGCGATACAATTGTCGAGTTGAGCGACGCGTACCTGCGGGCGACCGAGGTTGACCTTTTGATAGGCGACGCCTCAAAGGCCGAGAGGGAACTCGGATGGAAGGCAAAGACTCACTTCAGCGATCTTGTAAAGATAATGGTCGATGCCGATTGTCTGGCGGTAGGCACAGGCCAGAGGGAGATATGA
- a CDS encoding D-sedoheptulose 7-phosphate isomerase, with product MRLQINETAGTLFHTFRSGRKVLICGNGGSAADSQHLAAEFTGRYESERRGLPAIALTTDTSALTALANDYSFERVFSRQIEALACEGDCLIAISTSGTSPNIIAAVMAARSLGCTIIGLTGANGRKLAALTDQCIMVPSARTSRIQECHILIAHLWCEIIDALLAEEAEA from the coding sequence ATGCGGCTTCAGATCAACGAGACGGCCGGAACGCTTTTTCATACCTTTCGATCGGGCCGAAAAGTGCTGATATGCGGAAACGGCGGCAGCGCGGCAGATTCGCAGCACCTCGCCGCAGAATTTACGGGACGTTATGAATCGGAGCGCAGAGGGCTTCCAGCGATCGCTCTCACGACCGATACTTCAGCTCTAACAGCATTGGCAAATGATTACAGCTTTGAGCGGGTCTTTTCAAGGCAGATCGAGGCCCTCGCGTGCGAAGGCGACTGCCTGATCGCGATCAGCACAAGCGGGACGTCGCCGAATATCATCGCCGCTGTGATGGCTGCCCGCTCGCTCGGCTGCACCATCATCGGGTTGACCGGTGCGAACGGCAGAAAATTGGCGGCGTTGACCGACCAGTGCATAATGGTTCCTTCCGCCCGAACTTCGCGGATACAGGAGTGCCATATTCTCATTGCACATCTTTGGTGCGAGATCATCGACGCTCTGCTCGCCGAGGAGGCCGAGGCATGA